A window of Aeromicrobium sp. A1-2 contains these coding sequences:
- a CDS encoding ArsC/Spx/MgsR family protein — MSDLTILHHTGCSTSRHAVEAVDAIGLDAAVVTYLSHPLDRAALLDLIGKLEDPPADLVRKDAFFQGLGLDPGDHQTPEAVADLLVKHPRLMQRPVLVRGDRAIIGRPKDRVADFLA, encoded by the coding sequence ATGTCCGACCTGACGATCCTTCACCACACCGGATGCTCGACATCCCGCCACGCGGTCGAGGCAGTTGATGCCATCGGTCTCGATGCCGCCGTCGTGACCTACCTCAGCCACCCGCTGGACCGAGCGGCGCTGCTCGACCTGATCGGCAAGCTCGAGGATCCTCCTGCCGACTTGGTCCGCAAGGACGCCTTCTTCCAGGGGCTCGGCCTCGACCCCGGCGACCACCAGACCCCCGAGGCCGTGGCGGACCTGCTGGTCAAGCACCCTCGCCTGATGCAGCGACCGGTCCTGGTCCGCGGTGACCGCGCCATCATCGGTCGCCCCAAGGATCGGGTCGCCGACTTCCTGGCGTGA
- a CDS encoding ABC transporter ATP-binding protein: MSGRGPGGPALAGMGMPPARARDFKGSLRRMADRLWRDPVVVWGVVAFGVIATSLSVVGPRVLGHATDIVFTGYLSDQFPAGATKAEVVAQLRADGNDKLASLISSVDLQPGSGIDFTSLSWVLGGVLVLYVFASLLQWFQGRLTTIVVQRTVADLRDDVEAKVNRLPLAYFDRTDRGEVLSRTTNDIDNIAQSFQQTMSQLLTSVLMVIGTLVMMMVISPLLAIVALLTLPLAFMITKSVTKRSQPEFMKQWGATGRLNGHIEEVFTGHEVVKVFGRQQEARHEFDARNEAVFAASFRAQFISGVIQPVMMFVANINYVLVAVIGGLRVASGSLSIGEVQAFIQYSRQFTQPLTQVAAMVNLLQSGVASAERVFALLDEEEERPDEADAPFPDPVRGRVVFEDVSFSYNPEQPLIEHLDLVAEPGQTVAIVGPTGAGKTTLTNLVLRFYDVQSGRITLDGIDIARMDRGPLRENFGVVLQDTWLFKGSIRDNIAYGAHRASEERVIEAAEAAFVDHFVRTLPDGYDTVIEDEGANVSAGQRQLLTIARAFLADPAILVLDEATSSVDTRTEALVQGAMEQLRSGRTSFVIAHRLSTIRDADHIVVMESGQIVEQGTHNSLRAAGGAYERLYAAQFAAPAV; the protein is encoded by the coding sequence ATGAGCGGCCGGGGACCGGGCGGACCGGCGCTGGCGGGGATGGGCATGCCGCCGGCGCGCGCCAGGGACTTCAAGGGCTCCCTGCGGCGCATGGCCGATCGACTGTGGCGCGATCCCGTCGTGGTGTGGGGAGTCGTGGCGTTCGGGGTCATCGCGACGTCGCTGTCGGTCGTCGGACCGCGGGTGCTTGGCCATGCGACGGACATCGTCTTCACGGGCTACCTGTCCGACCAGTTCCCTGCCGGCGCCACCAAGGCGGAGGTCGTCGCGCAGCTTCGCGCAGACGGCAACGACAAGCTGGCGTCGCTGATCTCCTCGGTCGACCTGCAGCCGGGGTCCGGCATCGACTTCACGAGCCTGTCCTGGGTGCTCGGCGGGGTCCTGGTCCTGTACGTCTTCGCATCCCTGCTGCAGTGGTTCCAGGGGCGGCTCACGACGATCGTCGTGCAGCGCACCGTCGCCGATCTGCGTGACGACGTCGAGGCCAAGGTCAACCGGCTCCCGCTGGCGTACTTCGATCGCACCGACCGCGGCGAGGTCCTGTCGCGCACGACCAATGACATCGACAACATCGCGCAGTCGTTCCAGCAGACCATGAGCCAGCTGCTCACCTCGGTGTTGATGGTCATCGGCACGCTCGTGATGATGATGGTCATCTCGCCGCTGCTCGCGATCGTGGCTCTGCTGACCCTGCCGTTGGCGTTCATGATCACCAAGAGCGTCACCAAGCGATCGCAGCCCGAGTTCATGAAGCAGTGGGGCGCGACGGGACGCCTCAACGGCCACATCGAGGAGGTCTTCACGGGTCACGAGGTCGTCAAGGTGTTCGGTCGTCAGCAGGAGGCGCGGCACGAGTTCGACGCTCGCAACGAGGCGGTGTTCGCGGCATCATTCAGGGCACAGTTCATCTCGGGCGTGATCCAGCCCGTCATGATGTTCGTCGCCAACATCAACTACGTGCTGGTGGCCGTGATCGGGGGCCTGCGGGTCGCGTCCGGGTCGCTCAGCATCGGCGAGGTACAGGCGTTCATCCAGTACTCCCGGCAGTTCACCCAGCCGCTGACGCAGGTCGCGGCAATGGTCAACCTGCTGCAGTCGGGTGTCGCCTCGGCCGAGCGGGTGTTCGCCCTGCTCGACGAGGAGGAGGAGCGGCCCGACGAGGCCGACGCGCCGTTCCCCGATCCCGTTCGCGGACGGGTCGTCTTCGAGGACGTCTCGTTCTCCTACAACCCCGAGCAGCCGTTGATCGAGCACCTCGACCTGGTCGCCGAGCCCGGTCAGACCGTGGCCATCGTCGGGCCGACCGGCGCCGGCAAGACGACACTGACCAATCTTGTGCTCCGGTTCTACGACGTCCAGTCGGGGCGCATCACGCTCGACGGCATCGACATCGCCCGGATGGATCGAGGTCCCCTGCGGGAGAATTTCGGCGTGGTCCTTCAGGACACTTGGCTGTTCAAGGGCTCAATCCGCGACAACATCGCGTACGGCGCTCACCGAGCCTCCGAGGAGCGGGTGATCGAGGCAGCCGAGGCGGCCTTCGTCGACCACTTCGTGCGGACTCTGCCCGATGGCTACGACACCGTGATCGAGGACGAGGGCGCCAATGTCAGCGCCGGCCAGCGGCAGCTCCTGACGATCGCTCGTGCCTTCCTCGCCGACCCGGCGATCCTGGTGCTGGATGAGGCGACCAGCTCGGTCGACACCCGGACCGAGGCGCTCGTCCAGGGTGCGATGGAGCAGCTGCGGTCGGGGCGGACGTCCTTCGTCATCGCGCATCGGCTGTCGACGATTCGCGACGCTGACCACATCGTGGTGATGGAAAGCGGTCAGATCGTCGAGCAGGGCACCCACAACTCGTTGCGAGCCGCTGGGGGAGCGTACGAACGGCTCTACGCGGCGCAGTTCGCCGCGCCCGCGGTCTAG
- a CDS encoding ABC transporter ATP-binding protein: MLIPLLRTYLAPYKRPIALVLLFQLIQTLANLYLPGLNADIIDKGVVAGDTGFIIRTGIIMLAITVVQVVCTVVAVYFGARTAMALGRDLRAGVFGKVETFAAREMAELGAPTLITRSTNDVQQVQLIVFMALTLLVTAPIMSIGGIFMALRQDVELSGLLLLVIPALIISVGLVIRQMRPLFGLMQVKIDGINGVMREQIMGIRVIRAFVKEEHEAERFGDANRANMEVAIAVGRLMSMMFPIVMLIMNVSVVLATWLGGYRVGSGDLDVGTLTAFQNYLVQILMAVMMATFMLMLWPRAEVSAERITEVLETEPSVRAPDDARPVVLDGGRIDITAASFAFPGAEHDVLHEIDLMARPGEMTAIIGSTGSGKSTLLGLIPRLFDVTAGSVSIDGRDVRSMHPEDVWASIGLVPQRPFLFSGTVGSNLRYGRPDATDDEVWAALEIAQATDFVTAMPERLDAPISQGGTNVSGGQRQRLAIARAIIKKPSIYLFDDSFSALDYGTDAALRASLRTVTADAAVVVVAQRVSTIRGADRIVVLDEGRVVGTGTHLGLMQTCEVYREIVLSQLTLEEAGA; encoded by the coding sequence ATGCTGATTCCGCTGTTGAGGACGTACCTCGCGCCCTACAAGCGGCCCATCGCCCTGGTCCTGCTCTTCCAGCTGATCCAGACGCTCGCCAACCTCTATCTCCCCGGACTCAACGCCGACATCATCGACAAGGGCGTCGTGGCCGGCGACACCGGATTCATCATCCGTACGGGGATCATCATGCTCGCGATCACGGTCGTGCAGGTCGTGTGCACGGTCGTCGCGGTCTACTTCGGCGCACGGACCGCCATGGCGCTCGGGCGGGACCTGCGGGCCGGCGTCTTCGGCAAGGTCGAGACCTTTGCGGCCCGTGAGATGGCCGAGCTCGGTGCGCCGACCCTGATCACCCGCTCGACCAACGACGTCCAGCAGGTGCAGCTCATCGTGTTCATGGCGCTCACGCTGCTCGTCACGGCGCCCATCATGTCCATCGGCGGCATTTTCATGGCGCTGCGGCAGGACGTTGAGCTGTCCGGGCTGCTGCTCCTCGTGATCCCGGCCCTGATCATCAGCGTCGGACTGGTGATCCGCCAGATGCGGCCGTTGTTCGGACTGATGCAGGTCAAGATCGACGGGATCAACGGCGTGATGCGTGAGCAGATCATGGGCATCCGTGTCATCCGGGCATTCGTCAAGGAGGAGCACGAGGCGGAGCGCTTCGGCGACGCCAACCGCGCCAACATGGAGGTCGCGATCGCCGTCGGCCGGCTGATGTCGATGATGTTCCCGATCGTCATGCTGATCATGAACGTCTCGGTCGTGCTCGCGACCTGGTTGGGCGGCTATCGCGTCGGCAGCGGAGATCTGGACGTCGGCACCCTCACGGCGTTCCAGAACTACCTTGTCCAGATCCTCATGGCGGTCATGATGGCGACCTTCATGCTGATGCTGTGGCCGCGCGCCGAGGTGTCCGCCGAGCGGATCACCGAGGTCCTCGAGACCGAACCCAGCGTTCGCGCACCCGACGACGCGCGGCCAGTAGTCCTCGACGGGGGACGGATCGACATCACGGCGGCGTCGTTCGCGTTTCCCGGCGCGGAGCACGACGTCCTCCACGAGATCGACCTGATGGCCCGGCCCGGTGAAATGACCGCGATCATCGGTTCGACCGGCAGCGGCAAGTCGACGCTGCTGGGCCTCATCCCGCGCCTGTTCGACGTCACCGCGGGGTCGGTCTCGATCGACGGCCGCGACGTACGCTCGATGCACCCCGAGGATGTGTGGGCTTCGATCGGGCTGGTGCCGCAGCGACCGTTTCTGTTCTCCGGAACGGTCGGCTCCAATCTTCGCTACGGCCGGCCGGACGCCACCGACGATGAGGTCTGGGCCGCGCTCGAGATCGCACAGGCCACCGACTTCGTGACCGCGATGCCGGAGCGGCTCGACGCGCCGATCTCCCAGGGCGGCACCAACGTGTCCGGCGGGCAACGCCAGCGGCTGGCGATCGCGCGCGCGATCATCAAGAAGCCGAGCATCTACCTGTTCGACGACTCGTTCTCGGCATTGGACTATGGGACGGACGCTGCCCTTCGCGCCTCGTTGCGCACCGTGACCGCCGATGCTGCGGTCGTGGTCGTCGCGCAGCGGGTCTCGACGATCCGAGGAGCCGACCGCATCGTCGTCCTTGACGAGGGCCGCGTGGTCGGCACCGGGACGCACCTGGGCTTGATGCAGACCTGCGAGGTCTACCGCGAGATCGTGCTGTCCCAGCTCACGCTCGAGGAGGCGGGAGCATGA
- a CDS encoding gluconokinase produces MKSPPLVVVMGISGVGKSVVGHELADRFSLDYADGDDFHSEANIAKMSAGAPLTDEDRWPWLAEIGRWLAARGASGGVISCSALRRAYREVLVDAAPRTHFLHLVGDHDLIKSRMEHREHFMPSSLLESQERTLEPLEEDENGWAFDITPTPAEIVEAFVSLADLPPTH; encoded by the coding sequence ATGAAGTCACCTCCACTCGTCGTGGTCATGGGCATCTCGGGCGTCGGCAAGTCGGTGGTCGGGCACGAGCTGGCCGATCGCTTCTCGCTGGACTACGCCGACGGAGACGATTTCCACTCCGAGGCCAACATCGCCAAGATGTCGGCGGGGGCGCCCTTGACCGACGAGGACCGCTGGCCGTGGCTCGCCGAGATCGGTCGCTGGCTTGCCGCGCGCGGTGCCTCGGGGGGAGTGATCAGCTGCTCCGCGCTCCGTCGCGCGTACCGCGAGGTGCTGGTCGATGCTGCGCCTCGCACACACTTCCTGCACCTGGTGGGCGATCACGACCTGATCAAGTCCCGCATGGAGCACCGCGAGCACTTCATGCCGTCGTCGCTGCTGGAGTCGCAGGAGCGGACCCTCGAACCGCTCGAGGAGGACGAGAACGGTTGGGCCTTTGACATCACCCCCACCCCGGCCGAGATTGTGGAAGCCTTCGTGTCGCTAGCCGACCTCCCCCCAACCCACTGA
- the ffh gene encoding signal recognition particle protein, which yields MFDTLQDRLQSAFKNLRGKGRLSEADIDAVAREIRIALLDADVAVPVVRDFIANVKERARGAEVSQALNPAQQVIKIVNDELITILGGETRRIRYAKNGPTVIMLAGLQGAGKTTLAGKLGLWLKSQGKSPMLVAADLQRPNAVTQLQVVGDQAGVTVFAPEPGNGVGDPVEVATSGLAEARRTLHDVVIVDTAGRLGIDTELMQQAADIRAAVDPDEVLFVIDSMIGQDAVVTAQAFLEGVDFTGVVLTKLDGDARGGAALSVRSVTGRPIMFASTGEKLTDFDAFHPDRMAGRILDMGDMLTLIEQAEKVMDSEQAAKDAEKLMGGSFTLDDFLKQMEAISKMGSMSKIMGLIPGMGQYKDQLANFDEREVDRIKAIILSMTPAERTNPKMIDGSRRIRISKGSGTQVKDVNGLVDRFFDARKMMQQMAKGGGMPGMPGIPGAGQRTAAKQKPQQKKKGKRVSGNPAKRAAAATGAAPKDDGANAFGFPAGGSQDFELPKELKDLM from the coding sequence ATGTTCGACACCCTGCAAGACCGCCTGCAGTCAGCGTTCAAGAACCTGCGCGGCAAGGGTCGACTCTCCGAGGCCGACATCGATGCCGTCGCACGCGAGATCCGGATCGCGCTGCTCGACGCCGATGTCGCCGTCCCGGTGGTGCGCGACTTCATTGCGAACGTCAAGGAGCGGGCCCGTGGCGCCGAGGTGAGCCAGGCGCTCAACCCCGCTCAGCAGGTCATCAAGATCGTCAACGACGAGCTCATCACGATCCTCGGTGGCGAGACTCGCCGGATCCGATACGCCAAGAACGGTCCTACCGTCATCATGCTGGCCGGCCTCCAGGGCGCCGGCAAGACGACGCTGGCCGGCAAGCTCGGGCTGTGGCTCAAGTCCCAGGGCAAGTCGCCGATGCTCGTCGCGGCTGACCTCCAGCGCCCCAACGCCGTCACGCAGCTTCAGGTCGTCGGCGACCAGGCCGGTGTCACGGTCTTTGCGCCAGAGCCGGGCAATGGCGTCGGCGATCCGGTCGAAGTCGCCACGAGCGGTCTGGCCGAGGCCCGTCGCACGTTGCACGACGTCGTCATCGTAGACACCGCCGGACGACTGGGCATCGACACCGAGCTGATGCAGCAGGCCGCCGACATCCGTGCGGCGGTCGATCCGGACGAGGTCCTGTTCGTGATCGACTCGATGATCGGTCAGGACGCCGTCGTCACGGCGCAGGCCTTCCTTGAGGGGGTCGACTTCACGGGTGTCGTGCTGACCAAGCTCGACGGTGACGCCCGAGGCGGTGCCGCACTGTCGGTCCGCTCGGTCACCGGCCGACCCATCATGTTCGCGTCGACCGGTGAAAAGCTGACCGACTTCGATGCGTTCCACCCCGACCGCATGGCCGGGCGCATCCTCGACATGGGCGACATGCTGACCCTGATCGAGCAGGCCGAGAAGGTCATGGACTCCGAGCAGGCGGCCAAGGACGCCGAGAAGCTCATGGGCGGGTCGTTCACGCTCGACGACTTCCTCAAGCAGATGGAAGCCATCTCCAAGATGGGCTCGATGTCCAAGATCATGGGCCTGATCCCGGGAATGGGCCAGTACAAGGACCAGCTCGCCAACTTCGACGAGCGCGAGGTCGATCGGATCAAGGCGATCATCTTGTCGATGACCCCGGCCGAGCGCACCAACCCCAAGATGATCGACGGTTCGCGCCGGATCCGCATCTCGAAGGGTTCGGGCACCCAGGTCAAGGACGTCAACGGTCTCGTCGACCGGTTCTTCGACGCCCGCAAGATGATGCAGCAGATGGCCAAGGGTGGCGGGATGCCCGGCATGCCGGGGATCCCGGGTGCGGGCCAGCGCACCGCCGCCAAGCAGAAGCCGCAGCAGAAGAAGAAGGGCAAACGGGTGTCGGGCAATCCGGCCAAGCGAGCGGCCGCAGCGACCGGAGCGGCGCCCAAGGACGACGGCGCCAATGCGTTCGGATTCCCCGCCGGCGGCAGTCAGGACTTCGAGCTGCCCAAGGAGCTCAAGGACCTGATGTGA